From Scomber japonicus isolate fScoJap1 chromosome 22, fScoJap1.pri, whole genome shotgun sequence, one genomic window encodes:
- the dennd4c gene encoding DENN domain-containing protein 4C isoform X2, whose translation MIEDKGHRVTDYFVVAGLTDKSTPLEQDLSETKSSGPKSPITDLAVINRSAGETVPEGFTCIDSTYSGQPANLNHGSLKSPELFLCYRRARGKAPLIDIGVLYEGKERLIQGCEVIQATPYGRCANVNNSSATSQRIFITFRRAPPVQPQNSLAVTDICVIVTNKGETPPHTFCKVDKNLNCGMWGSSVFLCYKKSVSASNSISYKAGLIFRYPEEDYESFPLSESVPLFCLPMGAKIECWAPNTRDPLPVFSTFVLTISSGEKVYGSAIQFYEPYQVDLLSEKQKIQLGLLTTVEKKMIPNRPVNTNKCICLLSRWPFFESFRKFLMFLYKLSVSGPHPLPIEKHISHFMHSVSFPSPQRPRILVQLSAHDTLILSQPVCTPLPLSGADYSTLLMNLGSENCATVLHFVLLESKILLHSLRPAVLTGVAEAVVAMIFPFQWQCPYIPLCPLSLAGVLNAPCPFIVGVDSRYFDLYDPPPDVVCVDLDTNTIYLSDEKRHSNWKNLPKKPCKSLINSLSNLHHQLATVSVRQTTQEESAVDMTPIEADFTWHKKKTALEMEIQEAFLRFMASILKGYRSYLKPITQAPSEKATAADSLYDLQGFLKSRDRAHQKFYSQLTKTQIFIRFIEECTFVSDKDTGLAFFDDCVEKVEGETSEDTRLLELDESQKSEHTVFVMPPEPPVESGSEPSARYTYKSFPRLQIELFDRPRELRPAISSRAAGASLSSSPALLAKRTKQEIKLAYKMAKRFYSNPQLWSRCLFSHCYSLWFICLPAAVRLAKSKSRAMHQAYNVLLKMRTTEVEVLDEVCYRVVMQLCGVWGLPVMAVRVLVEMKKAGVHPNAITYGYYNKAVLESPWPSRNRSGLFMWTKLRNVLRGVGQFKQALDRTSSKKEPANSTTAASIGGSSVTDADRLSHGSADSSSEVNGEEHNLFAHNHNMGDSTDNHCSTGRQYDQGYGSKDELHQELAEPSHVLSTDNTNTVKAQRNGGDISSSVDSAVAVAEPPSPVDVPSSVPSIVKLSTGSFDAGRETGAGKLFRRQSNNEDVSLPDDDASVASVDVANKPQQQRQKAFAERSCSFSAETRAGMLLEKGVDHMASQMGADARILTAALSGGQSPTPNVVPKALFKDLEEEPEDDQGLTLGKLSEEAPEEGKGLDKEANEVKIEKRERKQTETQDDESGARGVPLERADVEAGADPLSILVSETEESASVNSQEPPRSVPAVVSRNLAEEIEMYMSLRNPMGAKSSSMELQQAQGDSIDAPQPKPTIERRASLPVPPVKTPIGSPGDTPKRSPSTVTRSKTFAVKTKTSGSTTASPGPRSSSLTALVKSSQGGSLGSVINSISGIKMDTLLSGPKIDVLKSSMKQAANVASKMWGAVASAYAYSDDEDEQGQGGCGFPAHLDEHMLAAHDIDDSPDRGAIPGLVANGLNQSCTSLGSSSGSSDTGRGTHQTHPTPGRAGRGPDSEQGSSLHASSSSIYQNCALEVLMSSCSQCRSCEALVYDEEIMAGWTADDSNLNTNCPFCRTAFLPLLHIEFHDLRTMTGFYMNPSASGDSIHSTSAQPTPSSSADIKVPDLISFPEEDSRETTDNNAGAQKSLIPEPVQSDPLGLLEHQAAGKQQKCSGTSLTRSNSVGGPLQSLDSSQRPGHGVSTTSLPCSLQEVSDGMGTKRPNPKPVSVPYLSPLVLRKELETLLENEGDQVIYTHKFLSQHPIIFWNLVLYFRRLDLPTHLPGLILNSEHCNNGVQLPLTSLSQDSKQVYVQLLWDNINLHKEPEEPLYLLWRTFMEKKGTLAPTDHQEIRTLLNTIVRNIQTNDVYGPINLLIREIKRRPEGVKRQRSIYREILFLSLVALGRENIDVEAFDREYRQAYDELSAEQLKSLHRMDRPPSPSMQWCLKCFGPPVI comes from the exons ATGATTGAGGACAAGGGTCACCGTGTGACTGACTACTTTGTGGTGGCCGGGCTGACAGACAAGTCCACGCCATTGGAGCAGGACCTGTCAGAGACCAAGTCCAGCGGGCCCAAATCGCCCATCACTGACCTTGCCGTCATTAACAGGTCGGCTGGGGAAACGGTGCCTGAGGGCTTCACCTGCATTGACAGCACCTACAGCGGCCAGCCAGCCAACCTTAATCATGGCAGTCTGAAGAGCCCCGAGCTCTTTCTGTGCTACAGAAGAGCTCGAGGGAAGGCTCCTCTCATTGACATTGG TGTGCTGTACGAGGGCAAGGAGCGTCTGATCCAGGGCTGCGAGGTCATCCAGGCCACGCCATACGGCCGCTGCGCCAATGtcaacaacagctctgccacCTCACAGCGCATCTTCATCACCTTCCGCCGCGCACCACCCGTCCAGCCTCAGAATTCCCTGGCGGTGACGGACATCTGTGTCATCGTTACCAACAAAGGCGAGACGCCACCACATACCTTTTGCAAGGTGGACAAGAACCTCAACTGTGGCATG TGGGGTTCCAGCGTGTTTCTGTGTTATAAGAAGTCAGTATCTGCGTCCAATTCTATCAGTTACAAAGCCG GTCTCATCTTTCGTTACCCAGAGGAGGACTATGAGTCTTTTCCATTGTCAGAGTCTGTGCCTCTGTTTTGTCTGCCCATGGGCGCCAAGATTGAATGTTGGGCACCAAACACACGTGACCCTCTGCCTGTCTTCTCCACGTTCGTCTTAACCATCTCTTCTGGTGAAAAG GTGTATGGATCAGCCATCCAGTTCTATGAACCGTATCAAGTGGATCTTTTGAGTGAGAAGCAGAAGATCCAGCTGGGCCTACTCACCACAGTGGAGAAAAAGATGATCCCAAACCGGCCTGTAAACACCAATAAATGCATCTGTCTCCTCTCCCGCTGGCCCTTCTTTGAGTCCTTCCGCAAGTTCTTAATGTTTCTCTACAAGCTGTCCGTCTCAGGCCCGCACCCACTGCCTATTGAAAA GCACATCTCGCACTTCATGCACAGTGTGTCATTTCCTTCTCCTCAAAGGCCTAGAATCTTGGTCCAG CTCTCAGCACATGATACGTTGATCCTCTCCCAGCCTGTGTGTACACCTTTACCCCTCAG TGGGGCGGACTACAGCACTCTGCTGATGAATCTGGGCTCAGAGAACTGCGCCACGGTGTTGCACTTCGTCCTGCTGGAGAGCAAGATCCTGTTGCACTCGCTGCGGCCCGCTGTGCTCACTGGAGTGGCCGAGGCTGTGGTGGCT ATGATCTTCCCCTTCCAGTGGCAGTGTCCATACATCCCCCTGTGCCCGCTCTCTCTAGCAGGCGTCCTCAACGCCCCATGTCCGTTTATAGTTGGTGTGGACTCCCGCTACTTCGACCTTTACGACCCCCCACCAGATGTTGTCTGTGTGGATCTGGACACCAACACTATCTACCT GTCTGATGAGAAGAGACACAGCAACTGGAAAAACCTCCCAAAGAAACCCTGCAAGAGCCTCATTAACTCACTAAGCAACTTGCACCACCAGCTGGCCACAG TTTCAGTGCGTCAAACCACACAGGAAGAATCAGCAGTGGACATGACCCCCATCGAGGCAGACTTCACATGGCACAAGAAGAAGACAGCCCTGGAGATGGAAATCCAGGAAGCGTTCCTTCGCTTCATGGCATCCATCCTGAAGGGCTACCGCTCCTACCTCAAACCCATCACCCAGGCACCATCTGAGAAGGCCACGGCAGCAGACTCTCTTTATGATCTGCAAG GGTTTCTAAAAAGCAGAGACCGTGCACACCAGAAATTCTACTCCCAGCTCACCAAGACCCAGATCTTCATCCGCTTCATCGAGGAGTGCACTTTTGTCAGTGACAAGGACACGGGTTTGGCCTTTTTTGACGACTGCGTCGAGAAG GTTGAAGGAGAAACATCTGAGGATACGAGGCTGTTGGAGCTGGACGAGTCCCAGAAGAGTGAGCACACCGTTTTTGTCATGCCTCCTGAACCTCCAGTTGAAAGCGGATCTGAACCCTCTGCCAGATACAC CTATAAAAGTTTCCCCAGGCTGCAGATAGAGCTATTTGACCGTCCCAGGGAGTTACGGCCAGCAATtagcagcagagcagctggGGCCAGTCTGTCCAGCAGCCCTGCACTACTGGCTAAGAGGACAAAGCAG GAAATCAAGCTAGCGTACAAAATGGCGAAGCGTTTCTACTCCAACCCTCAGCTGTGGTCCCGTTGTCTGTTCAGTCACTGCTACAGCCTGTGGTTCATCTGCCTGCCAGCAGCTGTAAGACTGGCCAAGTCCAAAAGCAGAGCCATGCATCAGGCATACAACGTCCTCTTAAAGATGAGGACCACTGAGGTGGAGGTGCTGGATGAG GTGTGTTACAGAGTGGTGATGCAGCTCTGTGGTGTTTGGGGTCTTCCTGTCATGGCTGTGCGAGTCCTGGTTGAGATGAAGAAAGCTGGAGTTCATCCCAATGCCATCACATATGGATACTACAACAAG GCGGTCTTAGAGAGCCCGTGGCCCAGCCGAAACCGCAGCGGCCTATTTATGTGGACGAAGCTTCGTAATGTGCTGCGTGGAGTGGGCCAGTTCAAGCAAGCTCTAGACCGTACATCTTCCAAGAAGGAACCAGCTAATTCTACCACAG CTGCATCAATAGGTGGGTCATCAGTCACTGACGCTGACCGTTTGAGTCATGGAAGTGCAGACAGCTCAAGTGAAGTCAACGGTGAGGAACATAACCTATTTGCCCACAACCACAACATGGGAGACTCAACAGACAACCACTGTAGTACAG GCAGACAGTATGATCAAGGCTACGGCTCCAAGGATGAGTTACATCAGGAGCTGGCTGAGCCTTCACACGTCCTTTCCACtgacaacacaaacactgtcaAAGCTCAACGTAATG GAGGTGACATTTCCAGCTCAGTGGACAGTGCGGTAGCTGTAGCAGAGCCCCCAAGTCCTGTTGATGTGCCCTCGTCTGTTCCTAGTATTGTGAAGCTGTCCACAGGGAGCTTTGATGCTGGCAGGGAAACAG GTGCAGGAAAGCTGTTCAGGAGGCAGAGCAACAATGAAGATGTGTCTCTACCTGATGATGATGCTTCAGTGGCTTCTGTGGATGTAGCTAACAAGCCTCAACAGCAACGGCAGAAAGCCTTTGCTGAACGCAGCTGTAGCTTCAGCGCTGAAACCCGAGCTGGAATGCTTTTGGAGAAAGGCGTGGACCACATGGCCAGCCAGATGGGCGCTGATGCCCGTATTCTGACTGCAGCGCTCTCTGGAGGTCAAAGTCCAACACCTAACGTTGTGCCCAAAGCACTTTTTAAAGACCTGGAAGAAGAACCAGAAGACGATCAGGGCTTGACACTGGGGAAGCTGTCAGAGGAAGCAccagaagaaggaaagggactTGATAAAGAGGCGAATGAAGTGAAAATAGAGAAACGAGAGAGGAAACAGACTGAAACACAGGACGATGAGTCTGGAGCGCGGGGAGTTCCCCTCGAGAGGGCGGACGTGGAGGCGGGTGCCGACCCACTCTCTATCCTGGTTTCAGAGACTGAAGAGTCTGCCTCAGTTAACAGCCAGGAGCCTCCACGCTCCGTGCCTGCTGTGGTGTCCCGCAACCTGGCCGAGGAAATTGAAATGTACATGAGTCTTCGAAACCCCATGGGTGCTAAGTCCTCCAGCATGGAGCTCCAGCAGGCCCAGGGAGACTCCATTGACGCCCCACAGCCCAAACCGACCATAGAGCGGCGGGCCAGCCTCCCTGTGCCTCCTGTTAAAACTCCAATTGGCTCCCCAGGAGACACACCCAAACGCAGCCCCAGCACTGTCACTCGCTCCAAGACATTCGCTGTAAAGACAAAGACATCAGGCAGCACAACGGCTAGCCCAGGTCCTAGATCGTCCTCACTGACGGCGCTGGTCAAGTCCTCCCAGGGAGGGTCGCTGGGCTCCGTCATTAACTCCATTTCAGGCATCAAGATGGACACCCTGTTGTCTGGGCCTAAAATTGATGTGCTTAAGTCAAGCATGAAGCAGGCAGCAAATGTCGCTAGCAAAATGTGGGGGGCAGTTGCTTCAGCATACGCCTATTCAGATGATGAG GATGAACAAGGTCAGGGTGGCTGTGGGTTCCCAGCCCATCTGGATGAACACATGCTGGCAGCACATGACATCGACGACAGTCCTGATAGAGGAGCCATCCCAGGGTTGGTGGCCAACGGTCTGAACCAGAGCTGCACCAGCCTgggcagcagcagtggcagtAGCGACACAGGCCGAGGCACACACCAGACAC ATCCAACTCCTGGGAGAGCAGGCAGGGGTCCTGACTCTGAGCAAGGCTCCTCACTTCacgcctcctcctccagcatctacCAGAACTGTGCACTGGAG GTGCTGATGTCCAGTTGCTCTCAGTGCCGCTCCTGTGAAGCGCTGGTGTATGATGAGGAGATCATGGCAGGTTGGACAGCCGACGACTCCAATCTCAATACCAACTGTCCTTTCTGTCGCACAGCCTTCCTTCCCTTGTTGCACATTGAGTTTCATGACTTGCGGACGATGACCGG GTTCTATATGAATCCTAGTGCCTCAGGAGACAGTATCCACAGCACCAGTGCCCAGCCCACCCCTAGCAGTTCAGCTGACATTAAGGTGCCAGACCTTATCAGTTTCCCTGAAGAGGATTCGAGGGAGACTACAGATAATAATGCTGGAGCACAAAAGAG TCTGATTCCAGAGCCAGTGCAGTCGGACCCCCTGGGTCTACTGGAGCACCAGGCTGCAGGGAAGCAGCAGAAATGCAGTGGGACGTCACTGACACGCAGCAACAGTGTTGGAGGCCCACTGCAGAGCCTGGACTCCTCCCAGAGACCTGGTCATGGTGTCTCAACTACCAGCCTGCCCTGCAGCCTGCAGGAAGTGTCG GATGGAATGGGAACCAAACGACCAAACCCCAAGCCTGTGTCCGTACCGTACCTCAGCCCCTTAGTGCTGCGCAAGGAGCTGGAGACCCTACTGGAGAATGAGGGAGATCAG GTGATCTACACCCACAAATTCCTCAGCCAGCACCCCATCATCTTCTGGAACCTGGTGTTGTATTTCCGCCGCCTTGACCTGCCGACTCACCTGCCTGGGCTCATCCTCAACTCTGAACACTGCAACAACGGAGTACAG CTGCCCCTGACGTCATTGTCCCAGGACAGTAAGCAGGTGTACGTCCAGCTCCTGTGGGACAACATCAACCTGCACAAGGAACCGGAAGAACCCCTCTACCTACTCTGGAGGACCTTTA TGGAAAAGAAGGGGACATTGGCTCCAACAGACCATCAGGAGATTCGTACGCTTCTCAACACAATTGTTCGCAACATCCAGACCAACGACGTCTACGGGCCAATCAACCTGCTGATCCGAGAGATCAAACGGCGTCCTGAGGGGGTCAAACGTCAGAG GAGTATTTATAGGGAAATATTATTCCTCTCACTGGTGGCCTTGGGACGGGAGAACATCGACGTAG AGGCTTTTGACAGGGAGTACCGCCAGGCCTACGATGAACTTAGCGCAGAGCAGCTCAAGTCGCTGCACCGCATGGATCGCCCACCCAGCCCCAGCATGCAGTGGTGCCTTAAATGCTTCGGACCGCCAGTTATCTGA